Part of the Nerophis lumbriciformis linkage group LG24, RoL_Nlum_v2.1, whole genome shotgun sequence genome, ttatgttttttgggAACACTATAGTATGAAGAACATATTGTaaataacaaatacttaatttagagttatttggttaggcttagggttagtaatggtgaatatgttctccatactaaagtgttagggttagtaatggtgaatatgttccccataccattAGAGTCTATATGTGAAACAACATTCCTTTAAATATAATGAATACAATATCATAAATATTTTGGATTTTTAAATGTTagctttaaataaaaataaaaaaaagagagaaatatttgtatttatgaaatgtaaaaaaaaaaaaaaagacataaatagtattctgttcataacttttatggacagaatttctaggcgcagtcagggcgttgaggggatccggtttggtggctgcaggattaggtctctgctttttaaacatgatgtggtcctgatggcttcatctggccaggatcttcagctctcactggatcggttcgcagctgagtgtgaagcgactgggatgagaatcagcacctccaagtccgagtccatggttctcgcccggaaaagggtggagtgccatctccgggttggggaggagatcttgccccaagtggaggagttcaagtacctcggagtcttgttcacgagtgagggaagagtggatcgtgagatcaacaggcgtatcggtgcggcgtcttcagtaatgcggacgctgtatcgatccgttgtggtgaagaaggagctgagccggaaggcaaagctctcgatttaccggtcgatctacgttcccatcctcacctatggtcatgagctttgggtcatgaccgaaaggacaagatcacgggtacaagcggcccaaatgagtttcctccgccgagtggcggggctctcccttagagatagggtgagaagctctgtcatccggggggagctcaaagtaaagccgctgctcctccacatcgagaggagccagatgaggtggttcgggcatctggtcaggatgccacccgagcgcctccctagggaggtgtttagggcatgtccgaccggtaggaggccacgaggaagacccaggacatgttgggaagactatgtctcccggctggcctgggaacgcctcgggatcccccgggaggagctggacgaagtggctggggagagggaagtctgggcttccctgcttaggctgctgcccccgcgacccgacctcggataagcggaagaagatggatggatggatggatggataaatagtaTAGTTTACTCAGGACTCAagtggtatagaaaatggattgatagaTGAAAAATTagaaatactgtaaaaaaaagaaaatagcaaTTTGAACCTCTGCATTAGATATCGCTAATTCTTACATAATAAACTCAAATATTATGAAAGGATAGACTACATTTATTCCACAATGGGATTATTCTGTGGTTGCCATGCAAATTTTACATACAATAACAAAAGTAAAACGCAAGAaaaaagtatccatccatccatccatcttcttcttccgcttatccgaggtcgggtcgcgggggcagtagcttaagcagggaagcccagacttccctctccccagccacttcgtccagctcttcctgtgggaccccgaggcgttcccaggccagccgggagacatagtcttcccaacgtgtcctgggtcttccccgcggcctcctaccggtgggatgtgccctaaacacctccctagggaggcgttcgggtggcatcctgaccagatgcccgaaccatttcatctggctcctctcgatgtggaggagcagcggctttactttgagctccccccggatgacagagcttctcaccctatctctaagggagagacccgccacccggcggaggaaactcatttcggccgcttgtacccgtgatcttgtcctttcggtcataacccaaagctcatgaccataggtgaggatgggaacgtagatcgaccggtaaattgagagctttgccttccggctcagctccttcttcaccacaacggatcgatacagcgtccgcattactgaagacgccgcaccgatccgcctgtcgatctcacgatccactcttcccccactcgtgaacaagactccgaggtacttgaactcctccacttggggcaagatctcctccccaacccggagatggcactccacccttttccgggcgagaaccatggactcggacttggaggtgctgattctcatcccagtcccttcacactcagctgcgaaccgatccagtgagagctgaagatcctggccagatgaagccatcaggaccacatcatctgcaaaaagcagagacctaatcctgcagccaccaaaccagatcccctcaacgccttgactgcgcctagaaattctgtccataaaagttatgaacagaatcggtgacaaagggcagccttggcggagtccaaccctcactggaaacgtgtccgacttactaccggcaatgcggaccaagctctgacactgatcatacagggagcggaccgccacaatcagacagtccgataccccatactctctgagcactccccacaggacttcccggggtacacggtcgaatgccttctccaagtccacaaaacacatgtagactggttgggcaaactcccatgcaccctcaaggaccctgccgagagtatagagctggtccacagttccacgaccaggacgaaaaccacactgttcctcctgaatccgaggttcgactatccggcgtagcctcctctccagtacacctgaatagaccttaccgggaaggctgaggagtgtgatcccacgatagttagaacacaccctccggttccccttcttaaagagaggaaccaccaccccggtctgccaatccagaggtaccgcccccgatgtccacgcgatgtagcagagtcttgtcaaccaagacagccccacagcatccagagctttaaggaactccgggcggatctcatctacccccggggccttgccaccgaggagctttttaactacctcagcaacctcagccccagaaataggagagcccaccacagactccccaggcactgcttcctcataggaagacgtgttggtgggattgaagaAAAAAGTAAAGATGAGTAATACATAGTAATACTATTTACACTTATGCACatttatacataccgtatttttcggagtataagtcgcacctgccgaaaatgcataataaagaaggaaaaaaactggagcccggccaaactatgaaaaaaactgcgacttatagtccgaaaaatacggtaaatgattgCACTATGTACAGGTAATAAAAGAAAAACAGCCATATTACACACTGAGCAAAATGTTTGCACAACCAAGACAAAACTGCAGATGCCACTAATTAAATAAGTGTGTTgtggcttttgattgattgattgagaagtttattgacatcttaaagaattgaatccatgtaatgctttaaaaaggcaaatggatggcccaaaaaggcttgtttccattgtggtccacacaATTGCTGTGGGTAGAGATCTGTTTTATTGAAATGTTACCTTGTTTTCTCTCTTCTCTTCTCAGGTTGTGAGAATGCCAAAACATGCCAGACTGAGCTGACCGTGTTAGAGTATGGCCTTTATGATGGAGATCCTGTCACCAAGGTCCTGCTACAGCCTCTCACAGGTGAACAAACTCTCAGACCTCCTGACTTTTGTGCCGGTGTCCCGATGACGTCATCACTGCATGTGTGCACCAGGCCGAACCCACCAGTTGAGGGTCCACTGCAGCGCCGTAGGACACCCCATCGTAGGGGACTTCACCTACAGCTCAGGAGCAGACCACGCCCCGTTCCGCATGATGCTGCACGCCCACCTCCTCCACATCCCCCTGGACCCAGAACCCCTGCTTGTGTGTGCGAGAGACCCCTTTCTCCCATCCGTGGACCTCAGGTGGCTCCCGCAGCGCACTTTACGGCCCCTGAAGGCCACCGTTGACACCCTACTGGAGCACAGGCTGGAGGAGCAGAGACGAGCTAAAGAGCAGGAGAGACAGCGAGAAGCGAGACAGAAGGAGAGGAGGAGAAACCAAAGCAGGAAACAGGAGAGTGAGGAGCAGAGGAGGCAGTGTGAGGAGTGGCTAAAAGAAAGATCTGGAGATTAATTCAGTATTATTCAAGATTAATTAGTCATCTTTATGACAAactgtatagaaaatggatggatattcagcATTTATATATTCTAATATTAATGCATTTTACTCGTctatttgttatttattgttgTGCACGTTAAATCCAAAAAGTGAACTTTTTCCAGCACAATGTGATGTGCGATGACATTTCCAGTCCAGATAATTAGCCAAAACACGCTGCCGTCCTGTTTTGCCTGTGCTACTATTTTATGAGAAATACGCGACACTGTGGCGCTGTTAAACCGTAAAGTCTTACCATATAAGGtacattgacttgaaatttctcccaCAGTTCAGTTTGCACTTGAGAGTACAAAACCCTCACTGTAAATGCATGGGCTTCAGCTGCTCATTGACCATTGGTTTAAAGAttatgaatgcagctgagataggctccagcaccccccgcgaccccgaaagggacaagcggtagaaaatggatggacggatggacatTTACATGAACGCTAGGAGAGCATTTGACCACAACCCACAGGGGGCGCTACAAATTTCATGTCATGTTCAGTTGCTTAATAAAGTAGGACtgccaattgttagttttttatgtcaaaatattgttCAAAATAAGCTATCAATAATTTGAAGTGAACACGTTTTTATACCAATGTTATCTTACGTGCGATTTTCTACATTTTCTTTCATTGCAACGCTACAAAGATAATTTCCACATATTCAAGATCTGACTTATATTATTTATCagcgttttttatatatatatatatatatatatatatatatatatatatatatacagtggggcaaaaaagtatttagtcagccaccaattgtgcaagttctcccacttaaaatgatgacagaggtctgtaattttcatcataggtacacttcaactgtgagagacagaatgtgaaaaaaaaatccaggaattcacattgtaggatttttaaagaatttatttgtaaattatggtggaaaataagtatttggtcaataacaaaaattctactcaatactttgtaatataacctttgttggcaataacagaggtcaaacgattactatagatctttaccaggtttgcacacacagtagctggtattttggcccattcctccatgcagatcttctcgagagcagtgatgttatGGGGCTGTTGccgggcaacacggactttcaactccctccacagattttctatggggttgaggtctggagactggctaggccactccaggactttcaaatgcttcttacggagccactccttggttgcgcgggcggtgtgtttgggatcattgtcatgctggaagacccagccacgtttcatcttcaaagctctcactgatggaaggaggttttggctcaaaatctcacgatacacggccccgttcattctttccttaacacggatcagtcggcctgtccccttagcagaaaaacagccccaaaacatgatgtttccacccccatgcttcacagtaggtatggtgttcttgggatgcaactcagtattcttcttcctccaaacacgacgagttgagtttataccaaaaagttctattttggtttcatctgaccacatgacattctcccaatcctctgctgtatcatccatgtgctctctggcaaacttcagacgggcctggacatgcactggcttaagcagggggacacgtctggcactgcaggatttgattccctgtcggcgtagtgtgttactgatggtaacctttgttactttggtcccagctctctgcaggtcattcaccaggtccccccgtgtggttctgggatttttgctcaccgttctcatgatcattttgaccccacgggatgagatcttgcgtggagccccagatcgagggagattatcagtggtcttgtatgtcttccattttctgataattgctcccacagttgattttttcacaccaagctgcttgcctattgtagattcactcttcacagtctggtgcaggtctacaattcttttcctggtgtccttcgacagctctttggtcttggccatagtggagtttggagtctgactgtttgaggctgtggacaggtgtcttttatacagataaccagttcaaacaggtgccattaatacaggtaacaagtggaggacagaagagcttcttaaagaagaagttacaggtctgtgagagccagagatcttccttgtttgaagtgaccaaatacttattttccaccataatttacaaataaattctttaaaaatccttcgATGTGAATTCCTTGATTtcttttccacattctgtctctcacagttgaagtgtacctatgatgaaaattacagacctctgtcatcattttaagtgggagaacttgcacaatcgtggctgactaaatacttttttgccccactatatatatatatatatatatatatatatatatatatatatatatatatatatatatatatatatatatatatatatatatatatatatatatatatatatatatatatatatatatatatgttgtgtcaataaaaaaagtgttttactacggggcggtatagctcggttggtagagtggccatgccagcaacttgagggttgcaggttcgatcctcgcttccgccatcccagtcactgccgttgtgtccttgggcaagacactttacccacctgctcccagtgccacccacactggtttaaaaatgtaacttagatattgggtttcacaatgtaaagcgcttgagaaaagcgctatataaatataattcacttcacttcacactgtaTATTAGTTGTTATGACTCTCCACCAATTAGcactacattacccacaatgcCTCAGTTCTAGTCGGCGCTTCACGACATGGTCATAAATTGGCAAAAGGAGATGTAAACACTTTATTTCAGGCTGGCGAGTTACTAAATAATGTTTTGGTCAAATTCGCTGATCATTTGGTTAGTCAATCAAAAGTGTTAATTAGTTCAGTTATTATGACGAATTAGcactacattacccacaatgcCTCAGAGCTGTGACGACAAGGCTCAGGAAGCAGGCGATGGACTGCACGAGAAGAATATGTAAACATAAACAATAACCTTTTTTTTCAGGCTGGCGAGTTACTAAACCATTTTTGGCTCAAATTCGCTGATGATTTGGTATTATGGCAATCAAAAGTTCTATAAATTAGTATAGTTCTTATGACGAAGGAGcactacattacccacaatgcCTCAGGGCTGTTAGGCGCAATGACGACAAGGCTCAGGACGCAGGAGATAGAATGCACGAGAAGAATATGTCAacaatttctttattttcaggCTGACGAGTTActaaataatttttatttgtcAAGTTTGCTGATGTTTTGGTATGTCAATcaaaagtgttgtaaattagtttAGTTCTTATGACGAAGTTGCACTACATTACCCATAATGCCTCAGAGCTGTTAGGCGCAATGACGACAAGGCTCAGGACGCAGGAGATAGACGACACGAGAAGAATATGTCAacaatttctttattttcaggCTGACGAGTTActaaataatttttatttgtcAAGTTCGCTGATAATTTGGTATgtcaatcaaaaaaagtgttgtaaattagtttAGTTCTTATGACGAAGTAGCACAACATTACCCACAATGCCTCAGGGCTGTTAGGCGCAATGACGACAAGGCTCAGGACACAGGAGATAGACTACACGAGAAGAATATGTCAacaatttctttattttcaggCTGACGAGTTActaaataatttttatttgtcAAGTTCGCTGATAATTTGGTATGTCAATCCAaaaaagtgttgtaaattagtttAGTTCTTATGACGAATGAGcactacattacccacaatgcCTCAGGGCTGTTAGGCGCAATGACGACAAGGCTCAGGACGCAGGAGATAGACTACACGAGAAGAATATGTCAacaatttctttattttcaggCTGACGAGTTActaaataatttttatttgtcAAGTTTGCTGATAATTTGGTATgtcaatcaaaaaaagtgttgtaaattagtttAGTTCTTATGACGAAGTAGCACTACATTACCCATAATGCCTTAGAGCTGTTAGGCGCAATGACGACAAGGCTCAGGACGCAGGAGATAGACGACACGAGAAGAATATGTCAacaatttctttattttcaggCTGACGAGTTActaaataatttttatttgtcAAGTTCGCTGATAATTTGGTATgtcaatcaaaaaaagtgttgtaaattagtttAGTTATTATGACGAAGTAGcactacattacccacaatgcCTCAGGGCTATTAGGCGCAAACAAGTCTCGGCTCAAGAAGCAGGAGAAGAATATGTCAAcaattcctttttttccccccagtctGACGAGTTACTAAATTTTCTTGGTAAAATTCGCTAATAAGTTGGTGAAGATGAGTTACCAGGTTTTGTCGTATGAGGGTTTGGTGCACGCTCTGTCCGGAGCAATGGTAAATTATCACATTTAGCTCACATCTAGCTAGAgctcatatttatgtatgtgtatgtgtatattaatgtgtatatatgtgtacgtgtgtgtgtatatgtacgtgtatatgtatgtgtatatgtatatttatgtgtttgtgtatatgtatgtatttgtgtatatgtatgtgtatatgtactgtatgcccTTAAAATTCTAATATTTTCCATTGGTAATAACAATAATTGTTTTAGGGAAGTGTAACTGCCATGACAGTATTTTACCCCCTCGATACTGCAAGGCTGAGGCTTCAaggtaacaatatataatattccAGTTCTTGTGCAAACAGCATGTTGATTTATGAGATTATTCCTTCTGTGTTTGTGTTCAAGTGGACGAGAAGAGGAGGGCACAATCAACTCCAGCAATACTAGCAGAAATAATCAAGGAGGAAGGACTGTGAGTGACTTTATAGAAACCATTTTCAATTAAAATTAGCCGTTTttatctttatcaatcaatcaatcgatgtttatttatatagccctaaatcacaagtgtctcaaagggctgcacaagccacaacgacatcctcggtatagcccacataagggcaaggaaaaactcaccccagtgggacgtcgatgtgaatgactatgagaaaccttggagaggaccgcatatgtgggtaaacccccccctctagggagaccgaatgcaatggatgtcgagtgggtctgacataacattgtgagagtccagtccatagtggatccaacataatagtaagagtccagtccatagtggggccagcaggacaccatcccgagcggagacgggtcagcagcgcagagatgttcccagccgatgcacaggcgagcggtccaccccgggtcccgactctggacagccagcacttcatccatggccaccggacctgtgccccccccccccccccccccccccccccccccccccccccacaaggaacaggggagcagaggagaaaagaaaagaaacggcagatcaactggtctaacaggggggctatttaaaggctagagtatacaaatgagttttaagatgggacttaaatgcttctactgaggtagcatctctaattgttaccgggagggcattccatagtactggagccccaatagaaaacactctatagcccgcagactttttttgggctctgggaatcactaataagccggagttctttgaacgtagatttcttgccgggacatatggtacaatgcaatcgacaagataggacggagctagaccgtgtagtattttatacgtaagtagtaaaaccttaaagtcacatcttaagtgcacaggaagccagtgcaggtgagccagtataggcgtaatatgatcaaactttcttgttcttgtcaaaagtctagcagccgcattttgtaccaattgtagtcttttaatgctagacatagggagaccccaaaataatacgttacagtagtcgagacgagacgtaacgaacgcatgaataatgatctcagcgtcgctagtggataaaatagaacgaattttggcgatattacggagatgaaagaaggccgttttagtaacactcttaatgtgtgattcaaaggagagagttgggtggaagataatacccagattctttactgattcgccttgtgtaattgtttggttgtcaaatgttaaggtggtattattaaataaatgtcggtgtttagcaggaccgataatcagcatttccgttttcttggcgttgagttgcaagaagttagcggacatccattgtttaatttcattaagacacgcctccagctgactacaatccggcgtgttggtcagctttaggggcatgtagagttgggtgtcatcagcatagtattgaacgctaacaccgtatttgcgtatgatgtcgcctagcggcagcatgtaaatactaaagagtgcagggccaagaaccgaaccctgaggaactccgcacgttaccttaacatagtcagaggtcacattattatgggagacgcattgcatcctgtcagtaagataagagttaaaccacgacaaagctaagtttgacataccaatacgtgttttgatacgctctaataaaatattatgatcgacggtatcgaaagcagcgctaagatcaagaagcagcaacatagatgacgcatcagaatccatcgttagcagtagatcattagtcatttttgcgagggctgtctccgtagagtgatttgccctgaaaccggattgaaaaggttcacagagattgttagacactaagtgttctaagtaatgacacatggacatataggctaacggcgggaaatatatgcctgttagcctgtatgtccatgtgtcatcgaaatgacagggcaaaatatattttggacaaataaaagctatgtggatatgggtagtgtcagtgcctgtttccttctcaatatgctgataccctCCATCTGCATGCGTTGGAACGCTATGCGAAGACTTAGATGTAATGTTTAAGAATTTTAAGAATAACAGTGAAGTACTTGTCTTCGGAGACTTCAACTTAACAAACACTGCAGAAAAAAACTAAAAGACCTCACATCTAAACATGACTTTAGTCCGAAGATAGAAACTCTCACACGTATcactaaaaacactcagacactaATTGATTTAATCTTCACAAACAAGCCTGACAGAATCGTAAAAACGTACAATCTAGTCACCGGTTTGTCAGACCATAATCTGACATTAGCTGCAAGAAAACTTTACAAAGAAACGTCTGACGAGGTTTAAAGGTCAAGATCAGAAAACTTTTAAACTCTACATCCCTCGCCAATCAACAGctgcattttgaaaacaaattaaagggtATTCATTGGGACGAGCTCCAACAACATGACCAAGTACACGCCTGTTGTAATCAGCTAATGTGTACTATCGGGCAcattattgatacatttattAGAAAGGGGAAAAAAATCCCACAGAAAATGTCAGTTACCATGGATTAATGATGATATCCGGAAATTAATGAAAAagagagatccatccatccatccatcttcttccgcttatccgaggtcgggtcgcgggggcagcagcctaagcagggaagcccagacttccctctccccagccacttcgtccagctcctcccgggggagaaccatggactcggacttggaggtgctgattctcatcccagtcgcttcacactcggctgcgaaccgatccagtgagagctggagatcctggccagatgaagccatcaggaccacatcatctgc contains:
- the rpusd1 gene encoding RNA pseudouridylate synthase domain-containing protein 1 — encoded protein: MMTTEPASVESLCVLFQSDDYIVVDKHWDIRIDSKMWYETHTVQAQLRHRFPHLADPSTFYGFRFCHQLDFSTSGVLCVALNKAAAGLAYRRFKDRTVTKAYVALIRGWVEKETQTLDFSIGKNTSEGKTHMMCIEGTDGCENAKTCQTELTVLEYGLYDGDPVTKVLLQPLTGRTHQLRVHCSAVGHPIVGDFTYSSGADHAPFRMMLHAHLLHIPLDPEPLLVCARDPFLPSVDLRWLPQRTLRPLKATVDTLLEHRLEEQRRAKEQERQREARQKERRRNQSRKQESEEQRRQCEEWLKERSGD